Proteins encoded within one genomic window of Humulus lupulus chromosome 1, drHumLupu1.1, whole genome shotgun sequence:
- the LOC133806381 gene encoding AP2-like ethylene-responsive transcription factor AIL6 codes for MAPGTNNWLSFSLSPLEMLRSSDNNQSPFMAYDTSSTASPQYLLDSFYSNGWTNQKSQVFFPEGEDHQGKQNGHAASIAESPILTSFIDPRTQNHPVPKLEDFLGDSSSLVRYSDSQTETQDSSLTQIYDHSSAYFNDQQHDLKAVTAFQAFSTNSGSEVDDSASIPRAQLGCGEFTGTHSIESSGNELAFSSCPTGSLSLGVATKTSEKAIVLAATDSTKKISDTFGQRTSIYRGVTRHRWTGRYEAHLWDNSCRREGQARKGRQVYLGGYDKEDKAARAYDLAALKYWGPTATTNFPVSNYSKELEEMKHVTKQEFIASLRRKSSGFSRGASIYRGVTRHHQQGRWQARIGRVAGNKDLYLGTFATEEEAAEAYDIAAIKFRGINAVTNFEMNRYDVEAIAKSALPVGGAAKRLKLSLEAEEKPTINHHDHQNQCNNTSSSNNISFSAMQPVSTIPCGIPFDAATSALYHQNLFHHFQSNYMGNSDTTVGSTPAMGGMIPQPAEFFIWPHQTC; via the exons ATGGCTCCGGGGACGAATAACTGGCTTTCATTTTCTCTGTCTCCATTGGAAATGTTGAGGTCCTCTGATAATAATCAGTCTCCATTCATGGCTTATGATACTTCCTCCACTGCTTCTCCTCAATATTTACTTGATAGTTTCTACTCTAATG GCTGGACGAACCAGAAATCCCAAGTATTTTTTCCAGAAGGTGAAGACCATCAAGGCAAACAAAATGGCCATGCGGCAAGCATTGCTGAATCACCGATTCTGACCAGCTTCATAGATCCACGTACCCAAAACCACCCAGTTCCGAAGCTCGAAGACTTTCTTGGGGACTCGTCGTCGTTGGTTCGGTACTCCGATAGCCAAACAGAGACCCAGGACTCGTCCCTCACCCAAATCTACGACCACAGTTCGGCCTATTTTAACGATCAACAGCATGATCTTAAAGCCGTTACGGCATTTCAGGCTTTCTCTACCAACTCGGGCTCAGAAGTAGACGACTCAGCATCAATCCCAAGAGCTCAGCTGGGTTGCGGAGAGTTCACGGGTACTCATTCTATTGAGTCGTCCGGAAACGAGTTGGCATTCTCGAGCTGTCCTACGGGTTCGTTGTCTCTTGGAGTTGCTACTAAGACCTCTGAGAAGGCCATTGTTCTCGCTGCTACAGATTCCACAAAAAAGATTTCCGATACGTTTGGCCAGCGAACATCAATTTACAGAGGGGTCACAAg GCATAGGTGGACGGGTAGATATGAAGCGCATCTATGGGATAACAGCTGTAGAAGAGAGGGTCAGGCCAGGAAAGGTCGTCAAG TATACTTGG GTGGCTATGACAAGGAAGACAAAGCAGCCAGGGCTTACGATTTGGCCGCTTTAAAATACTGGGGTCCTACTGCGACCACCAACTTTCCT GTTTCGAACTACAGTAAGGAATTGGAAGAAATGAAACATGTGACCAAGCAAGAATTTATTGCATCCCTTAGAAG AAAAAGTAGTGGTTTCTCAAGGGGTGCTTCAATATACAGGGGTGTAACAAG ACATCATCAGCAAGGTCGATGGCAAGCAAGAATTGGCCGTGTTGCCGGGAACAAAGATCTATACCTTGGAACCTTTG CCACCGAAGAGGAAGCAGCCGAGGCATATGACATTGCTGCTATAAAGTTCAGAGGTATAAATGCAGTGACAAACTTTGAGATGAATCGATATGATGTTGAAGCGATTGCAAAAAGTGCTCTTCCTGTAGGCGGAGCAGCTAAGCGCCTAAAGCTCTCCCTTGAAGCGGAGGAGAAACCAACTATAAACCATCATGACCATCAAAATCAATGCAACAataccagcagcagcaacaacatcaGCTTTTCAGCTATGCAGCCAGTTTCAACCATCCCATGTGGAATACCTTTTGATGCAGCAACTTCAGCTCTTTATCATCAGAATCtcttccaccattttcaatctaaTTACATGGGAAACTCTGATACTACTGTGGGTTCAACCCCGGCCATGGGGGGAATGATTCCTCAGCCTGCTGAGTTCTTCATATGGCCTCACCAGACTTGTTGA